The DNA window AGATGATGAGCTATACCAACGGCTGCGTCAACGAATACTTGGCGTGCCACATTTTTGCGGCGCTTGGATTTAAGACGCAGGAAACTTTGCTCGGCACGTATACCGACGGTCGTGGCAAGGGGAAAACGGTGGTGGC is part of the Oscillospiraceae bacterium genome and encodes:
- a CDS encoding CtkA family protein is translated as MIDFTPCEVNKFKAYGGANGNKINVLYGGKSYMLKFPPPSRRNKMMSYTNGCVNEYLACHIFAALGFKTQETLLGTYTDGRGKGKTVVA